Proteins encoded in a region of the Brevundimonas vesicularis genome:
- a CDS encoding helix-turn-helix domain-containing protein: protein MSFGRAVRSRRIALGLSQEELADRAGLHRNYIGGIERGERNVGIKAVYALAVGLGCGPSELFNQSAPPP from the coding sequence GTGAGTTTTGGCCGCGCCGTCAGGTCGCGGCGGATTGCGCTTGGCCTAAGCCAAGAGGAACTGGCCGACAGAGCCGGGCTCCACCGAAACTATATCGGCGGCATTGAGCGTGGCGAACGCAACGTCGGCATCAAGGCGGTCTACGCCTTGGCTGTCGGCCTTGGCTGTGGACCGTCTGAGTTGTTCAACCAGAGCGCACCCCCGCCTTAA
- a CDS encoding error-prone DNA polymerase yields MSYVELQATSHFSFLRGASSCELLFEQARLCGLDALAIVDRNSLAGIVRAHEAAKASGVRLIVGCRLDLIDGTGVLVYPTDRPAYSRLTRLLSLGKRRAGKAKCHLDWSDLKDWSEGLIAILVPDEADEACAANLRRLKATFPAGAYLALTLRRRPRDALRLHDLSNLAVQAGVPTVVTNDVLFHHPDQRLLQDVVTCVRHGCTIDELGFRRERHADRYLKPPHEMHRLFKAYPEALARSAEIANRCRFSLDELAYQYPDEVSTPGMTPQQTLEQLTWAGAAERYPEGLPDSVRKTLRHELDLIGQLDYAPYFLTVHSIVRFARSQDILCQGRGSAANSAVCYVLGITSIDPGRNDLLFERFVSQERREPPDIDVDFEHERREVVMQWIFETYGRNHAALCSVVTRYRSRGALRDVGKALGLSEDLIKTLSSQVWSYSSEGVEDKHVADLNLNLEDRRLRLALELSRQLIGAPRHLSQHPGGFVLTHDRLDDLVPIEPAAMKDRQVIEWDKDDIDVLKFMKVDVLALGMLSCMKRGFDLLAEHKGIALDLATIPAEDPRTYAMIRKADTLGVFQIESRAQMAMLPRIKPRTFYDLVIEVAIVRPGPIQGDMVHPYLRRREGKEDVVYPKPELEKVLGKTLGVPLFQEQAMRVAIECAGFTASEADQLRRAMATFKFTGGVSHFKDKLISGMVERGYDAAFAEKTFSQLEGFGSYGFPESHAASFALIAYASSWLKCHHPDVFCAALLNAQPMGFYAPAQIVRDAQQHGVEIRPVCVNASRWDCTLEPVGEDGRFAVRLGLRMVRGLVNGDAARILAARTEGAFRSIDDLWRRAGAQVASLVRLAEADAFRPALSLDRRDALWAIKGLRDEPLPLFAAADAHDQKPEISEPDPGLKPMTPGREVVEDYSHIGLTLRDHPLSFLRGDLQSRHVMTCADGTAIRDGRLTRVAGLVLVRQKPGSAKGVMFITIEDETGVANLVIWPSLYEQQRRIVLSASMLVVDGKVQREGDVVHIVATRLHDASALLASVGNRGEVFPLPHGRGDEFHRGGSPDARDSPPRAIKVRDIYIPDLHLDTIKPKARDFR; encoded by the coding sequence ATGTCTTACGTCGAGCTTCAAGCCACTTCGCACTTCTCCTTCCTGCGCGGCGCCAGCAGTTGCGAGCTGCTGTTCGAACAGGCCCGGCTGTGCGGGCTGGACGCCCTGGCCATCGTCGATCGCAACTCGCTAGCGGGGATCGTGCGCGCCCATGAGGCGGCCAAGGCCTCCGGCGTACGGCTGATCGTCGGCTGTCGGCTTGATCTGATCGATGGGACGGGGGTGCTCGTCTATCCGACCGACCGGCCCGCCTATTCCCGATTGACCCGCCTGCTCTCCCTGGGCAAGCGCCGCGCCGGCAAGGCCAAATGCCACCTCGACTGGTCGGATCTGAAAGATTGGTCGGAGGGCCTTATCGCCATCCTGGTACCGGACGAGGCGGACGAGGCCTGCGCCGCCAATCTGCGACGGCTGAAGGCGACCTTTCCCGCGGGCGCCTATCTCGCCCTGACGCTGCGGCGACGCCCCCGCGATGCCTTGCGGCTGCACGACCTGTCGAACCTCGCCGTCCAGGCGGGCGTGCCGACCGTGGTGACCAACGACGTCCTGTTTCATCATCCGGACCAACGCCTGCTGCAGGATGTGGTCACCTGTGTTCGGCACGGCTGCACCATCGACGAGCTGGGCTTCCGGCGCGAACGCCATGCGGATCGATATCTGAAGCCGCCCCACGAGATGCACCGCCTGTTCAAGGCCTATCCCGAGGCCTTGGCCCGCTCGGCCGAGATCGCCAATCGCTGCCGGTTCTCGCTGGATGAGCTGGCCTATCAATACCCCGACGAGGTTTCGACACCGGGCATGACGCCGCAGCAGACGCTGGAACAGCTGACCTGGGCCGGAGCCGCCGAGCGCTATCCGGAAGGGCTGCCGGACAGCGTGCGCAAGACGCTTCGGCACGAACTCGATCTGATCGGCCAGCTCGACTACGCCCCCTACTTCCTGACGGTCCATTCGATCGTTCGCTTCGCCCGCAGCCAGGACATCCTGTGCCAGGGTCGTGGTTCGGCCGCCAACTCCGCCGTCTGCTATGTCCTGGGCATCACCTCGATCGATCCAGGCCGCAATGATCTGCTGTTCGAACGCTTCGTCAGCCAGGAGCGCCGCGAGCCGCCGGACATCGATGTCGATTTCGAGCACGAGCGGCGCGAGGTCGTCATGCAGTGGATCTTCGAGACCTACGGCCGCAACCATGCGGCCCTCTGCTCCGTCGTCACCCGCTATCGCTCGCGCGGTGCCCTGCGCGACGTCGGCAAGGCGCTGGGTCTGAGCGAGGACTTGATCAAGACCCTGTCGTCCCAGGTCTGGAGCTATTCCAGCGAGGGCGTCGAGGACAAGCATGTCGCGGACCTCAACCTCAATCTGGAAGACCGGCGGCTTCGCCTGGCGCTGGAGCTGTCGCGCCAGTTGATCGGCGCCCCGCGCCACCTCAGCCAGCACCCCGGCGGCTTCGTCTTGACCCACGACCGCCTGGACGACCTGGTCCCGATCGAGCCGGCGGCGATGAAGGATCGCCAGGTCATCGAATGGGACAAGGACGACATCGACGTCCTGAAGTTCATGAAGGTCGATGTGCTGGCGCTCGGCATGCTCAGCTGCATGAAGCGCGGCTTCGACCTCTTGGCCGAGCACAAGGGGATCGCGCTCGACCTCGCCACTATCCCGGCCGAGGATCCCCGGACCTATGCGATGATCCGCAAGGCCGACACCCTCGGGGTCTTCCAGATCGAGAGCCGGGCCCAGATGGCCATGCTCCCGCGCATCAAGCCTCGCACCTTCTACGATCTGGTCATCGAGGTCGCCATCGTCCGCCCCGGCCCGATCCAGGGCGATATGGTTCATCCCTATCTGCGCCGCAGGGAGGGCAAGGAGGACGTGGTCTATCCCAAGCCCGAGCTGGAAAAGGTGCTGGGCAAGACCCTGGGCGTGCCCCTGTTCCAGGAACAGGCCATGCGGGTCGCGATCGAATGCGCCGGCTTCACCGCATCGGAGGCCGACCAGCTCCGCCGCGCCATGGCGACGTTCAAGTTCACCGGCGGGGTCAGCCATTTCAAGGACAAGCTGATCAGCGGCATGGTCGAGCGCGGCTATGACGCCGCCTTCGCCGAGAAGACCTTCAGCCAGCTTGAGGGCTTCGGCTCCTACGGCTTTCCGGAAAGCCATGCGGCCTCCTTCGCCCTGATCGCCTACGCCTCCTCCTGGCTTAAATGCCATCACCCGGATGTCTTCTGCGCTGCGCTTCTGAACGCCCAGCCCATGGGCTTCTATGCCCCGGCGCAGATCGTCCGCGACGCCCAGCAGCACGGCGTCGAGATCCGGCCCGTCTGCGTCAACGCCAGCCGCTGGGACTGCACCTTGGAGCCTGTGGGCGAGGACGGCAGGTTCGCCGTCCGCCTCGGCCTTCGCATGGTGCGCGGCCTGGTGAACGGCGACGCCGCCCGCATTTTGGCGGCACGGACGGAAGGCGCCTTCCGCTCTATCGATGACCTGTGGCGACGCGCCGGCGCCCAGGTCGCCAGCCTCGTCCGCCTGGCGGAGGCGGACGCCTTCCGTCCAGCCCTTTCCCTCGACCGCCGCGACGCGCTTTGGGCCATCAAGGGGCTAAGAGATGAGCCCCTTCCCCTATTTGCCGCCGCCGATGCCCACGACCAGAAGCCGGAAATCTCCGAGCCCGATCCGGGCCTCAAGCCGATGACGCCCGGGCGGGAAGTCGTTGAGGACTACAGCCACATCGGCCTGACCCTGCGTGATCATCCGCTGAGCTTCCTGCGCGGCGATCTGCAGTCACGCCACGTCATGACCTGCGCCGATGGGACCGCCATTCGCGACGGTCGGCTGACGCGCGTGGCAGGCCTCGTGCTGGTTCGTCAGAAGCCCGGCAGCGCCAAGGGCGTCATGTTCATCACCATCGAGGACGAGACCGGCGTGGCCAATCTAGTCATCTGGCCGAGCCTCTACGAACAGCAGCGCCGCATCGTGCTGTCGGCCTCCATGCTCGTCGTCGACGGCAAGGTTCAGCGCGAGGGCGACGTCGTCCACATCGTCGCGACCAGACTTCATGACGCATCGGCCCTGCTCGCCTCGGTCGGCAACCGGGGCGAGGTCTTCCCCCTGCCCCACGGGCGCGGCGACGAATTCCATCGCGGCGGGTCGCCGGATGCGCGCGACTCGCCGCCTCGCGCGATCAAGGTCCGGGACATCTACATTCCCGATCTACATCTCGACACGATCAAGCCGAAGGCGCGCGATTTCCGATAG